A single genomic interval of Bacillus smithii harbors:
- a CDS encoding YcnI family protein, which yields MKQWIRKISKTALLLAATFFFFNGMASAHVTVNPKVSTPGGWETYTIKIPVEKNVPTTKVVLKIPAGVEFESYQPDPNWNIKTEKDSSGKVNTVTWEAKGNGILPGQFEQFQFIAKNPDKETKVAWNAYQYYKDGSIVEWTGAENTDTPHSVTEITASPQKTVQSDEQGHDHDSSVTSPSDEKKQTDHNGSSAETVSVVLSIAAVVLSLIALIVASRKKRS from the coding sequence ATGAAACAATGGATTCGTAAGATCAGTAAAACGGCTTTGTTGCTTGCGGCAACCTTTTTCTTTTTCAACGGCATGGCCAGCGCCCATGTGACAGTGAATCCAAAAGTATCCACACCGGGAGGATGGGAAACGTATACGATCAAAATTCCGGTTGAAAAAAATGTTCCTACAACGAAAGTGGTTTTAAAAATACCGGCAGGAGTGGAGTTTGAGTCTTATCAGCCGGATCCAAACTGGAATATAAAAACAGAAAAAGATTCTTCCGGAAAAGTCAATACGGTGACTTGGGAAGCGAAAGGCAATGGAATATTGCCGGGACAATTTGAGCAATTTCAATTTATCGCCAAGAATCCGGATAAGGAAACGAAAGTGGCGTGGAATGCGTATCAATATTATAAGGATGGAAGCATTGTAGAGTGGACAGGAGCGGAAAACACAGATACACCGCATTCTGTAACGGAAATTACAGCATCGCCGCAAAAAACGGTGCAATCCGATGAGCAAGGTCACGACCATGATTCATCTGTTACATCTCCTTCCGATGAGAAAAAACAAACAGATCACAATGGGTCGTCCGCAGAAACCGTTTCTGTCGTGCTGTCGATCGCTGCTGTTGTCCTTTCCTTGATAGCCTTGATAGTGGCAAGTCGAAAAAAACGCTCATAA
- the mecA gene encoding adaptor protein MecA, translating to MDIERINENTVKFYISYVDIEERGFDREEIWYNRERSEELFWEVMDEVHEEEDFAVEGPLWIQVQALEKGLEILVTKAQISKDGQRLELPIPEEKLREFPMDERFEELLDQHFHIRPLDGDEEDSLEFLLVFNDFEDLIGLAAQPGLDNLQTKLFAYDDKYYVYVEFPEELFTEEDIDNYLSILLEFGKETNTTIHVLEEYGKVIIENDVFRTLQKYFS from the coding sequence ATGGACATAGAACGTATAAATGAAAATACAGTCAAGTTTTACATTTCGTATGTTGATATAGAAGAAAGAGGTTTTGACCGCGAAGAAATCTGGTATAACCGGGAACGCAGTGAAGAACTCTTTTGGGAAGTAATGGATGAAGTGCATGAGGAAGAAGATTTCGCTGTGGAAGGTCCGCTCTGGATCCAAGTGCAAGCTTTGGAAAAAGGGCTTGAAATCTTAGTGACGAAAGCGCAAATCTCCAAAGACGGTCAACGTTTAGAATTGCCCATTCCAGAAGAGAAACTGCGAGAATTCCCGATGGATGAGCGTTTTGAAGAGCTTTTAGACCAGCATTTCCACATTCGACCGTTAGACGGTGATGAAGAAGATTCTTTAGAATTTTTGCTGGTATTTAATGATTTTGAAGACTTGATCGGACTTGCTGCCCAGCCAGGTCTGGACAATTTGCAAACAAAGCTTTTTGCCTATGACGATAAATATTATGTATATGTCGAATTTCCTGAGGAATTGTTTACGGAAGAAGATATCGATAATTATTTAAGCATTTTGCTTGAATTTGGGAAAGAAACCAATACGACGATCCATGTTCTGGAGGAATACGGAAAAGTCATTATAGAAAACGATGTATTCCGTACACTGCAAAAGTATTTCTCTTAA
- a CDS encoding competence protein CoiA, protein MFTAYDEKGTAVHLLSCRDKEALKRWKKEKRFYCPCCRSPLTLKIGSTKIPHFAHISNQKCPASSERESERHLSSKLLLYEWLLNQRLDVQLEAYLPSIQQRPDLLLKNPPLAIEIQCSPLSVSLFQKRTDFYRKHGLKPLWIYGGQTVSQDCFRLFSFTSFQQMFFQYSPHWGYWFPAFQPETKMFHFYLFLFPFSPVKFFGVQVSLLMDQLAFPFSLRKPSVSRFFTMAQWLEEKRRWISRKIRYSKAFRDPFLKTVYFNGQNPQLLHSCIGLPVKHSIWIRSHPVEWQYYLWSDLLYRVKIGQTVHIKQGLVVLLRRVKKGELVIREFPLIEPITLEKTVFQYFQLLASMDILLNIGGGKFKVQKKAIDASTVDKQYQEERLLLNKYKEIILNSLQI, encoded by the coding sequence GTGTTTACTGCCTATGATGAAAAAGGTACAGCCGTTCATTTATTGTCTTGCCGTGATAAGGAGGCTTTAAAGCGATGGAAAAAGGAAAAACGTTTTTATTGCCCTTGTTGCCGCTCTCCGCTCACATTAAAAATCGGTTCAACGAAGATCCCTCATTTTGCTCATATTTCCAACCAAAAATGTCCTGCTTCTTCTGAGCGGGAATCGGAACGGCATTTATCGAGCAAACTTCTTCTTTATGAATGGCTTCTAAATCAACGACTCGATGTCCAATTAGAAGCTTATTTACCCTCCATTCAGCAGCGCCCCGATTTGCTTTTGAAAAATCCGCCTTTGGCAATTGAAATCCAGTGTTCTCCCCTTTCTGTCTCTCTTTTTCAAAAACGAACGGACTTTTATCGAAAACACGGCTTAAAGCCGCTTTGGATTTACGGAGGTCAGACCGTTTCACAAGATTGTTTTCGTCTTTTTTCTTTTACTTCTTTTCAACAAATGTTTTTTCAATACTCACCGCACTGGGGGTATTGGTTTCCTGCCTTCCAACCAGAAACGAAAATGTTTCATTTTTATCTTTTCCTCTTTCCGTTTTCGCCGGTCAAATTTTTCGGCGTACAAGTGAGCTTATTGATGGATCAGCTTGCTTTTCCGTTCTCTCTACGTAAACCGAGTGTCTCGCGCTTTTTTACCATGGCTCAGTGGCTTGAGGAAAAACGACGGTGGATCAGCCGTAAAATTCGTTATTCCAAAGCTTTCCGTGATCCGTTTTTGAAAACCGTTTATTTCAACGGCCAAAATCCTCAACTTCTTCATTCTTGCATAGGACTTCCCGTCAAACATAGCATCTGGATTCGAAGCCATCCCGTCGAATGGCAATATTATTTATGGTCCGATTTGCTTTACCGTGTCAAGATCGGTCAAACCGTTCATATTAAACAAGGATTAGTGGTTTTACTAAGACGTGTAAAAAAAGGGGAGTTGGTGATTCGCGAGTTTCCCCTTATTGAACCGATAACACTAGAAAAGACGGTATTTCAATATTTTCAATTACTTGCAAGCATGGATATTTTACTGAATATAGGGGGAGGAAAATTTAAAGTGCAAAAGAAAGCAATCGACGCTTCCACGGTGGACAAGCAGTATCAAGAGGAGAGGCTATTGCTGAACAAATATAAAGAGATTATATTAAATTCACTCCAAATTTGA
- the pepF gene encoding oligoendopeptidase F, whose protein sequence is MTETQAKTLPSRNEVPEELKWRLEDIFASDEEWEKEFEAVKELAKKAATFKGKLGESADQLYELLTFQDELLLRMGKLYAYSHMRYDEDTTNSFYQGLDARAKSLYSQVASSLSFVVPEILSIDESKLEKFLEEKEELKLYRHAIEEINRERPHVLDADQEALLAQASEVMSASSNTFGVLNNADLEFPAIEDENGEKVQITHGRFIQFLESKDRRVRREAFKAVYETYGKFQNTFASTLNGQVKRDNFYARVRNYESARQAALSSNNIPEKVYDNLVETVNKHLHLLHRYVDLRKKVLQLDDLHMYDLYTPLVQDVDLNVTYEEAKDYVLKGLAPLGDDYLNVLKKGFENRWVDVVENKGKRSGAYSSGSYGTNPYILLNWQDNVNNLFTLAHEFGHSVHSYYTRKNQPFVYGDYSIFVAEVASTCNEALLNEYLLKTLKDEKERMYILNHYLEGFRGTVFRQTMFAEFEHIIHQKEQNGEALTSELLTKEYYELNKKYFGTGMTIDEEIGLEWARIPHFYYNYYVYQYATGFSAAQALSSQILTEGKPAVDRYINHFLKAGSSDYPIEVLKKAGVDMTTPEPIEQALKVFEEKLSELESLLEQ, encoded by the coding sequence ATGACAGAAACACAGGCAAAGACGTTGCCTTCTCGCAATGAAGTGCCGGAAGAGCTGAAATGGAGGCTGGAAGATATATTTGCCTCCGATGAAGAATGGGAAAAAGAATTCGAAGCCGTTAAAGAATTAGCGAAAAAAGCAGCTACCTTTAAGGGAAAGTTGGGAGAAAGTGCAGATCAATTGTATGAACTCCTGACTTTTCAAGATGAATTGCTGCTGAGGATGGGAAAATTATATGCCTATTCTCATATGAGATATGATGAAGATACGACAAATTCATTTTATCAGGGGCTGGATGCGCGTGCGAAAAGCTTGTATTCACAAGTAGCCAGCAGCCTTTCTTTTGTCGTTCCGGAAATATTGAGCATCGATGAAAGCAAACTTGAAAAGTTCTTAGAAGAAAAAGAAGAATTAAAACTGTATCGCCACGCCATTGAAGAAATCAACCGCGAGCGCCCTCACGTTCTTGATGCCGATCAAGAAGCGTTGTTGGCCCAAGCTTCAGAGGTAATGAGTGCTTCCAGCAATACGTTCGGCGTTTTAAATAATGCCGATTTGGAGTTTCCGGCCATTGAAGACGAGAATGGGGAAAAAGTGCAAATCACCCATGGCCGCTTTATTCAATTTTTGGAATCAAAAGATCGCAGAGTGCGCCGCGAAGCTTTTAAAGCGGTTTATGAAACATATGGAAAGTTTCAAAACACATTTGCCAGCACATTGAACGGCCAAGTAAAACGAGACAATTTTTATGCAAGGGTTCGTAATTATGAAAGTGCCCGCCAAGCGGCTCTTTCTTCTAACAACATCCCGGAGAAAGTGTACGATAATTTAGTGGAGACAGTGAATAAACATCTTCACTTGCTTCATCGCTATGTGGATTTGCGCAAAAAAGTGTTACAACTCGATGATCTTCACATGTATGACCTTTATACGCCGCTCGTTCAAGATGTCGATCTGAATGTAACTTACGAGGAAGCCAAAGACTATGTATTGAAAGGTTTAGCTCCTCTTGGAGACGATTATTTGAATGTCTTGAAAAAAGGCTTTGAGAATCGTTGGGTGGATGTTGTAGAAAATAAAGGGAAAAGAAGTGGCGCCTATTCTTCCGGATCCTATGGAACGAATCCTTATATTCTTTTGAATTGGCAAGACAATGTGAACAATCTGTTTACGCTTGCACATGAATTCGGTCATAGCGTTCACAGCTACTATACGAGAAAAAATCAGCCGTTTGTGTATGGCGATTATTCCATCTTTGTGGCGGAAGTTGCTTCGACATGCAATGAGGCGCTTTTAAATGAGTATTTATTGAAAACGTTGAAAGACGAAAAAGAGCGGATGTATATTTTGAATCATTATTTGGAAGGATTCCGAGGCACAGTCTTCCGTCAAACCATGTTTGCTGAATTTGAACATATTATCCATCAGAAGGAACAAAACGGCGAAGCATTGACATCTGAGCTATTGACTAAGGAATATTATGAATTGAACAAGAAGTATTTTGGCACGGGGATGACCATCGATGAAGAAATCGGTTTAGAATGGGCGCGGATTCCGCATTTCTACTACAATTATTACGTATATCAATACGCAACTGGATTCAGTGCAGCCCAAGCTCTAAGTTCACAAATATTAACCGAAGGTAAACCGGCAGTTGATCGTTACATCAATCATTTCTTAAAAGCGGGCAGTTCCGATTATCCAATTGAAGTGCTGAAAAAAGCAGGGGTTGATATGACGACACCTGAACCAATTGAACAGGCTTTGAAAGTATTTGAAGAAAAGCTGTCCGAACTCGAATCATTATTAGAGCAATAA
- a CDS encoding toxic anion resistance protein: MTDEKKSLTPEHSSDGIDDLLANPFGSNEFILDQKENQTEVGHKADSNRLVDILPEEHRQKAYELSKQIDPTDHRAIILYGTQAQSKLLHFSQTMLEHVQNKDIGEIGDILSELMQKLEQVKPEELQPEKKNFFLRMFGKISHSVHEILSKYQKTSAQIERISVKLDLAKQTLLRDIQLLEQLYEKNKDYFHALNIYIAAGELKLEELHTKIIPELRKKAETSGDQMAYQEVNDMVQFADRLEKRLHDLKLSRQITIQSAPQIRLIQNTNQTLAEKIQSSIMTAIPLWKNQIAIALTLIRQRHAVEAQKQVSKTTNELLLKNAEMLKANTIETAQENERGLVDIETLKKTQENLISTLEEVLHIQQEGRAKRYKVEQELSTMENELKQKLLNLK; this comes from the coding sequence ATGACAGATGAAAAAAAATCGTTAACCCCTGAACATTCCAGTGATGGAATCGATGATTTACTTGCCAACCCTTTTGGAAGCAACGAATTTATATTGGATCAAAAAGAGAATCAAACGGAAGTCGGCCATAAAGCCGATTCTAACCGTTTAGTCGACATTTTGCCTGAAGAGCATCGTCAAAAAGCATATGAACTGAGCAAACAAATTGATCCCACCGATCATCGAGCCATCATTTTATACGGAACGCAAGCGCAATCTAAATTACTCCATTTCTCGCAAACGATGCTTGAACATGTACAAAATAAAGACATTGGCGAAATCGGCGATATTTTAAGCGAATTGATGCAAAAGCTTGAACAAGTAAAACCTGAAGAGCTGCAGCCGGAAAAGAAAAACTTTTTCCTGCGGATGTTTGGGAAAATTTCTCATTCGGTTCACGAAATATTATCCAAATATCAAAAAACGAGCGCTCAAATCGAACGCATTAGCGTGAAACTCGATCTTGCCAAACAAACATTGCTTCGTGATATCCAATTGTTAGAACAATTGTATGAGAAAAACAAAGACTATTTCCATGCTTTGAATATTTATATTGCGGCAGGCGAGTTAAAATTAGAGGAACTTCATACGAAGATCATTCCGGAACTGAGGAAAAAAGCGGAAACATCCGGCGACCAAATGGCTTATCAAGAAGTAAATGATATGGTGCAGTTCGCTGATCGACTGGAAAAACGTCTGCACGATTTAAAATTAAGCCGTCAAATTACGATCCAAAGTGCACCACAAATTCGATTAATTCAAAATACAAACCAAACATTAGCTGAAAAAATTCAATCCTCGATTATGACGGCGATTCCGTTGTGGAAAAATCAAATCGCGATTGCGTTAACGCTGATTCGCCAACGTCATGCAGTAGAAGCTCAAAAACAAGTCAGCAAAACAACGAATGAATTATTGCTGAAAAATGCTGAAATGCTAAAAGCAAACACCATCGAAACGGCTCAAGAAAACGAAAGAGGCCTCGTCGATATTGAAACACTGAAAAAAACTCAAGAAAACTTGATCTCGACATTAGAAGAAGTGTTGCACATACAACAAGAAGGCCGCGCCAAACGTTACAAAGTCGAGCAAGAGCTTTCCACAATGGAAAACGAACTAAAACAAAAGTTGCTGAATTTAAAGTGA
- a CDS encoding 5-bromo-4-chloroindolyl phosphate hydrolysis family protein: MKWILDLLIRILITIPSMIFIWALVYFLFHHLFWLSSAVSIFAGFVIYQWLKWMMTGKFLKQQGLSRKEYRFIRKNLKEAKLKMKRLQKAFLSVRQIDTFRLFYDMYKLVRKIYSLIKKEPKRFYQAESFFYVHLDSMVELIEKYALLNTQPVQNKEMIQSVQETKRTLQELHHVVEKDLYQLLSNDMDELQFELEYAKRSLRHKHPLSRHERRNSTK; the protein is encoded by the coding sequence GTGAAATGGATTTTAGATCTCTTGATTCGGATTCTCATTACCATACCGTCGATGATCTTCATTTGGGCGCTCGTATATTTTCTGTTTCATCATTTATTTTGGTTATCATCGGCAGTTTCCATTTTTGCCGGTTTCGTGATCTACCAATGGCTAAAATGGATGATGACTGGAAAGTTTTTGAAACAGCAAGGTTTATCAAGAAAAGAATATCGCTTTATCCGCAAAAATTTAAAAGAAGCGAAGCTAAAAATGAAACGTCTTCAAAAAGCTTTTCTAAGTGTTCGCCAAATCGATACGTTCAGACTGTTTTATGACATGTACAAATTAGTCAGAAAAATATATAGTCTCATAAAAAAAGAACCGAAGCGATTTTATCAGGCAGAGTCATTTTTTTATGTTCATCTGGATTCAATGGTAGAACTCATTGAAAAATACGCCTTATTAAATACACAGCCCGTTCAAAATAAAGAAATGATACAAAGCGTTCAAGAAACGAAGCGCACTTTACAGGAATTGCATCATGTAGTGGAGAAAGATTTATATCAACTGCTTTCAAACGATATGGATGAACTCCAATTTGAACTGGAATATGCAAAACGCTCCCTCAGACATAAACACCCGCTCTCACGTCATGAAAGGAGAAACAGCACAAAATGA
- a CDS encoding ClpXP adapter SpxH family protein yields the protein MEQIFFFQNCCSKEKKPLEIYFFIDPLCPQCWALEPILKKLHIEYGQYFRLRHILTGKLTALNIGKKRHENMAQYWERTASRTGMSCDGTLWLENPISSPYIVSVAIKAAELQGRKAGSRFLRKVQERLFLEKQNVTKMDVLVQSAEEANLDVEEFKNDLHADPAVKAFQCDLKITSEMEVDEIPTLVFFNENIEDEGIKVTGTYPYEIYVQIIQEMLPETPEPLSPPPLEVFLKHYQFVATKEVAVVYDWETADAEKELKKLMLQRKVEKIPAKHGVFWKYIG from the coding sequence GTGGAACAAATATTTTTTTTCCAAAATTGCTGCAGCAAAGAAAAGAAACCGCTGGAAATCTACTTTTTTATTGATCCGTTGTGTCCTCAATGCTGGGCGTTGGAACCGATTTTAAAGAAACTGCACATTGAATATGGACAGTATTTTCGTCTTAGACACATATTAACGGGAAAATTGACAGCATTAAATATCGGCAAAAAAAGGCATGAAAACATGGCCCAATATTGGGAAAGAACAGCAAGCCGGACGGGGATGTCCTGTGACGGAACTCTCTGGCTGGAAAATCCTATTTCCTCTCCTTATATCGTTTCTGTAGCCATTAAAGCAGCCGAATTGCAAGGCAGAAAAGCCGGAAGCCGATTTTTAAGAAAGGTGCAAGAACGATTGTTTTTAGAAAAACAAAATGTGACGAAGATGGATGTTCTTGTACAAAGTGCAGAAGAAGCGAATCTCGATGTAGAAGAATTTAAAAACGATTTGCATGCCGATCCGGCAGTAAAAGCTTTTCAATGCGATTTAAAAATCACCTCGGAAATGGAAGTAGATGAAATTCCAACTTTGGTGTTTTTTAATGAGAATATCGAAGATGAAGGAATTAAAGTTACTGGAACTTATCCATATGAAATTTATGTTCAAATTATCCAAGAGATGCTGCCGGAAACGCCTGAGCCTTTATCTCCACCCCCGCTCGAAGTATTTTTGAAACATTATCAATTCGTGGCCACTAAAGAAGTGGCTGTTGTCTATGATTGGGAGACGGCCGATGCTGAAAAAGAGCTTAAGAAGCTTATGCTTCAAAGAAAAGTGGAAAAAATACCTGCAAAGCACGGGGTTTTTTGGAAATATATCGGTTAA
- a CDS encoding group 2 hemoglobin yjbI, which produces MVENAVTPYDVIGEKKLSDLVDAFYANVAKDPDLSPIFPDDLTETARKQKQFLTQFLGGPPLYSQEHGHPMLRARHMNFPVTPKRAEAWLNCMKRAMDKVGLAGEFREFLLMRLTLTAHHMINTPEEQGEV; this is translated from the coding sequence ATGGTTGAAAATGCGGTAACGCCTTATGATGTCATCGGTGAAAAGAAACTTTCCGATTTAGTAGACGCTTTTTATGCCAATGTGGCTAAAGACCCTGATTTATCCCCTATTTTCCCTGATGACCTAACCGAAACAGCCAGAAAACAAAAACAATTTTTGACCCAATTTTTAGGGGGGCCTCCTTTATACTCTCAAGAACATGGACACCCCATGTTAAGAGCGCGGCACATGAATTTTCCGGTTACACCGAAACGTGCAGAAGCCTGGCTCAATTGCATGAAAAGGGCAATGGATAAAGTGGGACTGGCGGGGGAATTTCGTGAATTTCTCTTAATGCGACTGACGCTGACGGCCCATCATATGATCAACACACCCGAAGAACAAGGTGAAGTATAG
- a CDS encoding lytic transglycosylase domain-containing protein, which yields MVNNNWLGLITQLNALGNIASSPVQSMSSQTLFQEEPLNSFGVIFQEALKEGLEIIEDYENHHSAPPLITKPGADVIASTNDSSVKTDFDEYITKAAETYHVPKKLIQAVIRQESNFNPNAVSPAGAMGLMQLMPATARSLGVSNPMDPEENIFGGTKYLRQLLDRFDNNIELALAAYNAGPGNVEKYGGIPPFQETENYVRNIAQQFYA from the coding sequence ATGGTCAATAACAATTGGTTGGGGCTTATCACGCAATTGAACGCTCTTGGCAATATCGCCTCTTCTCCCGTTCAATCCATGTCGTCACAAACACTTTTTCAAGAGGAACCGCTGAATTCATTTGGCGTCATTTTCCAGGAAGCGTTAAAAGAAGGCTTGGAAATCATAGAAGATTATGAGAACCATCATTCGGCTCCTCCTTTGATCACTAAGCCCGGCGCAGATGTGATCGCTTCTACAAACGATTCTTCTGTAAAAACGGATTTTGATGAATACATAACGAAAGCGGCTGAAACGTACCACGTTCCGAAAAAACTGATTCAAGCCGTCATCAGGCAAGAGTCTAATTTCAATCCAAACGCCGTCAGCCCTGCCGGCGCAATGGGATTGATGCAATTGATGCCCGCAACGGCAAGGTCGCTTGGAGTCAGCAATCCAATGGATCCCGAAGAAAATATTTTTGGGGGAACCAAATATTTGCGGCAGCTTCTCGATCGCTTTGACAATAATATTGAGCTTGCTCTAGCCGCTTATAACGCCGGTCCCGGAAACGTAGAAAAATACGGAGGCATCCCGCCGTTTCAAGAAACAGAAAATTATGTACGCAATATTGCTCAACAATTTTATGCATAA
- a CDS encoding CYTH domain-containing protein: MPKQLEIEFKNLLTEEEFHRLADRFRVSQNDFFSHKNHYFDTPSFLLKEKKMALRIRETNNHFELTLKQPYEKGLLETNQTLNSEEATMMLTSGMIPDGEVKSALIQSSVPLSELKCFGTLTTCRAEIPYKDGILVLDKSWYLNTQDFELEYEVENYDVGKEKFLSLLQQYGIPVRKTENKIKRFYNALMSK; encoded by the coding sequence ATGCCTAAGCAGCTAGAAATTGAGTTTAAAAATCTGTTGACCGAAGAGGAATTCCATCGTTTGGCCGACCGTTTCCGCGTCAGCCAAAATGACTTTTTTTCGCATAAAAACCATTATTTTGATACACCTTCTTTTTTATTAAAAGAAAAGAAAATGGCTTTGAGAATTCGCGAAACTAACAACCATTTTGAACTTACATTAAAACAGCCTTACGAAAAAGGCCTTCTTGAAACCAATCAAACTTTAAATTCGGAAGAAGCGACCATGATGCTGACTTCCGGCATGATCCCCGATGGAGAAGTGAAGTCGGCATTGATTCAATCTTCTGTTCCACTTTCAGAATTAAAATGCTTCGGCACTCTGACTACTTGCCGTGCTGAAATTCCTTACAAAGATGGCATTCTCGTATTGGACAAGAGTTGGTATTTAAATACTCAAGATTTTGAGCTAGAATATGAAGTAGAAAATTATGATGTCGGAAAAGAAAAATTCTTATCACTATTGCAGCAATACGGTATCCCGGTCAGAAAAACGGAAAATAAAATCAAACGTTTTTATAACGCACTGATGTCGAAATAA
- a CDS encoding GTP pyrophosphokinase has translation MNHWDQFLAPYKQAVDELKVKLKGLRSQFELMNIPSPIEFVTGRVKPIASILDKANQKGIPLDQLETQMQDIAGLRMMCQFVDDIMKVVELLRMRKDFTIVEEKDYISNKKPSGYRSYHVIIEYPVQTIYGEKKILAEIQIRTLAMNFWATIEHSLNYKYKGRFPKEIKMRLQRAAEAAFQLDEEMSQIREEIQEAQAFFTKKKEAKKDHNDKISDQKGGTEK, from the coding sequence GTGAATCACTGGGATCAATTTTTAGCGCCTTATAAGCAAGCTGTAGATGAGCTGAAGGTGAAACTGAAAGGGCTGCGGTCACAATTTGAATTGATGAACATTCCTTCTCCTATTGAGTTTGTTACCGGGCGGGTGAAACCGATCGCCAGCATTTTGGATAAAGCCAATCAAAAAGGGATTCCGCTGGATCAATTGGAAACGCAAATGCAGGATATAGCTGGTTTGCGGATGATGTGCCAATTTGTGGACGATATTATGAAAGTGGTAGAACTTTTGCGGATGCGAAAAGATTTTACGATTGTAGAAGAAAAAGATTATATTTCAAATAAAAAACCAAGTGGCTACCGTTCTTATCATGTGATCATCGAATATCCCGTCCAAACGATTTATGGAGAGAAAAAGATTTTAGCCGAGATTCAAATTCGTACGTTGGCCATGAATTTCTGGGCTACGATCGAGCATTCTTTAAATTATAAATATAAAGGCCGTTTTCCGAAAGAAATCAAAATGAGGCTGCAGAGAGCGGCCGAAGCAGCCTTTCAATTGGATGAGGAAATGTCGCAAATTCGAGAAGAAATTCAAGAAGCCCAGGCTTTTTTCACAAAGAAGAAAGAAGCGAAAAAGGATCACAATGACAAAATATCGGATCAAAAAGGGGGGACAGAAAAATGA
- a CDS encoding NAD kinase, which produces MKFAITSKGDAKSNALMHKIRTYLQDFDLTYDDNQPDIVISVGGDGTLLYAFHRYSSRLSKTAFVGIHTGHLGFYADWVPEEIEKLVIAIARTPFQVVEYPLLEIIIRYQHGGKETRYLALNESTVKSVDGTLVMDVEIRGSHFERFRGDGLCVSTPSGSTAYNKALGGAIIHPSIRAIQIAEMASINNRVFRTVGSPLILPSHHTCMLKPVNKMDFLITIDHLTLLHKDVKSIQYRVANETIRFARFRPFPFWKRVRDSFISED; this is translated from the coding sequence ATGAAATTTGCGATCACGTCCAAAGGAGATGCGAAGTCCAATGCGCTTATGCACAAAATCCGAACGTATTTGCAGGATTTTGATTTAACCTATGACGATAACCAGCCTGATATTGTCATTTCAGTAGGGGGAGACGGCACGCTGCTGTATGCTTTTCATCGCTACAGTTCAAGGCTTTCCAAAACGGCTTTTGTCGGAATACATACGGGACATTTGGGGTTTTATGCCGACTGGGTTCCCGAAGAAATCGAAAAACTGGTCATCGCGATCGCAAGAACCCCCTTTCAAGTGGTCGAATATCCCCTTCTTGAAATCATTATTCGCTACCAGCACGGAGGAAAAGAAACGAGATACTTGGCTTTGAATGAATCGACGGTGAAAAGCGTGGACGGTACTTTAGTGATGGATGTGGAAATCAGAGGATCCCATTTTGAACGCTTTCGGGGAGACGGACTCTGCGTATCGACCCCTTCGGGAAGCACAGCGTATAATAAAGCGCTGGGAGGAGCCATTATCCATCCTTCTATCAGGGCGATTCAAATTGCAGAAATGGCTTCCATTAATAATCGGGTATTCCGGACAGTCGGCTCTCCGCTTATTTTGCCTTCTCATCATACTTGTATGTTAAAGCCGGTTAATAAAATGGATTTTTTGATTACCATCGATCATTTAACGCTTCTACATAAGGATGTTAAATCGATTCAATATCGGGTAGCGAATGAAACGATCCGTTTTGCCCGTTTCCGCCCTTTTCCGTTTTGGAAGCGGGTGCGTGATTCTTTTATTTCCGAAGATTAA